From one Lysinibacillus sp. G4S2 genomic stretch:
- a CDS encoding YqcI/YcgG family protein has product MEVVDKKWIEEHFETLPLWQQSAYTDFAAMVANEANAFPCIPARIGFLSNHLRYSFIGDPREEQSIKALAQCLKEYDKCSKTFGKYTTHAIFFKTPDDMLKHFDVEEYRNLFWSILNNLTKFDDVDWPEEIPTDPLHQQWEFCFNGEPYFISCATPAHKLRKSRHFSTLLMAFQPRWIFEEINDSTVFGRKLKKLIRQRISEYDAIPAHPDLKWYGQEDSYEWKQYFLSDDHRSPTKCPFLRLQNSLIFPKNEEY; this is encoded by the coding sequence GTGGAAGTAGTAGACAAGAAGTGGATAGAAGAACATTTTGAAACACTTCCATTATGGCAACAGTCAGCATATACAGACTTCGCTGCCATGGTTGCAAATGAAGCAAATGCTTTCCCCTGTATCCCAGCTAGAATAGGTTTTTTATCAAACCATCTTCGTTATAGTTTTATCGGAGATCCACGGGAGGAACAATCGATAAAGGCGTTAGCACAATGCTTAAAAGAATACGATAAGTGCTCGAAAACATTTGGAAAATATACAACCCACGCCATTTTCTTTAAAACCCCTGACGATATGCTGAAACACTTCGATGTTGAGGAATATAGAAATTTATTTTGGTCAATTTTAAACAATTTAACTAAATTTGATGATGTCGATTGGCCGGAGGAAATTCCAACTGATCCATTGCATCAACAATGGGAATTTTGTTTTAACGGTGAGCCTTATTTTATATCTTGTGCAACGCCCGCCCACAAATTGCGAAAGAGTCGTCATTTTTCTACGCTATTAATGGCATTTCAGCCTCGCTGGATATTTGAAGAAATAAATGACTCTACTGTATTTGGTCGAAAATTAAAAAAACTAATTCGCCAACGCATTTCTGAATATGATGCCATTCCAGCTCATCCTGATTTAAAATGGTATGGGCAAGAAGATAGTTATGAATGGAAGCAATATTTTTTAAGTGATGATCATCGTAGCCCAACTAAATGTCCTTTTTTACGTCTGCAAAATTCTCTAATCTTTCCAAAGAACGAAGAATATTAA
- a CDS encoding arginine deiminase family protein, translating into MYSFQPNCWSEHDELKVVILCAPSKLDVPDLTIAENVGWSATVNHVKAMENFMELKTTLENVGVMVIDYSKELPNDVETVSEQLINRYFIRDLACVLGNSIFLGEAGSSLRRPEYPHAHSLLEKWFPEKFNKQPSTALECGDVMILNKDAVLINLGMRTTLEAVESIKERIFQEGFSEIAIIDLPRRSDTLHLDMNCNVANTNLVIAKNFMRYFPVQVFTAQTSRFEMTEQFLNHHGFDVYWLEKYNTIPDINFINLDPETLLISKQATKKQFTNHPQLQKKNLIEIEVSELEKGGGGIRCMTLPLVRK; encoded by the coding sequence TTGTACTCATTTCAACCAAATTGTTGGTCCGAGCATGATGAACTTAAGGTTGTTATACTTTGTGCACCTTCAAAATTAGATGTGCCAGATTTGACAATAGCTGAAAATGTAGGGTGGAGTGCTACTGTCAATCATGTAAAAGCAATGGAGAATTTCATGGAATTAAAGACAACGCTAGAAAATGTGGGTGTCATGGTTATTGACTATTCGAAAGAGCTACCAAATGATGTGGAAACAGTAAGTGAGCAGCTTATTAATAGGTACTTTATACGCGATCTAGCCTGTGTTTTAGGAAATAGTATTTTCCTTGGAGAGGCAGGTAGCTCGTTAAGGCGTCCAGAATATCCACATGCTCACTCTTTATTAGAAAAGTGGTTTCCAGAAAAATTTAATAAGCAACCTTCTACTGCTTTAGAATGTGGAGATGTAATGATCCTAAATAAGGATGCCGTGCTTATTAATCTTGGAATGAGAACAACATTAGAGGCTGTGGAAAGTATTAAGGAACGAATCTTCCAAGAAGGATTTTCGGAGATTGCGATTATTGATTTGCCCAGACGCTCCGATACACTTCATTTAGATATGAATTGTAATGTTGCGAACACAAATCTAGTAATAGCTAAAAACTTTATGCGCTATTTTCCTGTACAAGTGTTCACAGCTCAAACAAGTCGTTTTGAAATGACTGAGCAATTTTTAAATCACCATGGTTTTGATGTTTACTGGCTTGAAAAATATAATACAATTCCTGACATTAACTTTATAAACCTTGATCCTGAAACGCTGTTGATTAGTAAGCAAGCAACGAAAAAGCAATTTACGAATCATCCACAATTACAAAAAAAGAATTTGATAGAAATTGAAGTCTCAGAGCTTGAAAAAGGCGGTGGTGGCATTCGTTGTATGACATTGCCGTTGGTAAGAAAATAA
- a CDS encoding amino acid permease → MTSKTSKGRLSWWQLSLLGIGCTLGTGFFLGTSMAIHKSGPAVVIPFLLAAIATYIVYDALVKMSVDNPDKGSFRTYAKQAFGKWAGFSNGWIYLISEMLIMGSQLMALGIFTRLWFPTLPLWVAASIYAALGLAVILTGMKGFENFQNIFGALKAAAVVMFIIVAVLLIIKGFNTETTSLDAMHANYEEFFSQGVKGIWLGLLYAFYAFGGIEVMGLMVIDLKNPQEAPKAGKVMLIVITIIFIMAIMLALTLVSWKDFNIEESPFITALRDYHLPFFADVFNGILIIAGFSTMVASLYAVVTILITLAEDHDAPASLAKKGKMKVPFPAFLFLASGLIITIVIGFLMPERIFEYLMTAAGLMLIYNWLFILVTYAKLMELSKWEHVKNGFGILLIVVTVSGTLGEKTSRLGFFVSLLFIIIIGIATWIVMKRQKHGKQV, encoded by the coding sequence ATGACATCTAAAACAAGTAAAGGGAGGTTGTCTTGGTGGCAGCTTTCGCTTCTCGGTATAGGTTGTACACTAGGAACAGGATTTTTTCTTGGGACAAGTATGGCCATTCATAAAAGTGGTCCTGCTGTTGTGATTCCTTTTTTGTTAGCGGCGATTGCTACGTACATTGTCTATGATGCTCTTGTTAAGATGTCAGTTGACAATCCAGATAAGGGATCATTCCGTACTTATGCAAAGCAAGCTTTTGGAAAATGGGCAGGATTTAGTAATGGTTGGATTTACTTGATTTCTGAGATGCTTATTATGGGCAGTCAATTGATGGCACTTGGTATTTTTACAAGGCTTTGGTTTCCGACGCTTCCATTATGGGTTGCTGCATCTATTTATGCTGCGCTTGGATTAGCTGTTATTCTTACTGGTATGAAGGGCTTTGAAAACTTTCAAAATATTTTTGGTGCGTTAAAGGCAGCGGCGGTTGTAATGTTTATTATAGTAGCGGTTCTATTAATAATAAAAGGATTTAATACGGAAACAACTTCACTCGATGCAATGCACGCAAATTATGAAGAATTTTTCTCACAGGGTGTGAAAGGAATTTGGCTTGGGTTGCTGTATGCCTTTTATGCATTTGGAGGAATTGAGGTTATGGGTTTAATGGTCATTGATTTAAAAAATCCTCAAGAAGCACCGAAAGCTGGAAAAGTGATGCTTATTGTTATAACTATCATTTTTATAATGGCTATTATGCTTGCATTGACGCTTGTTTCATGGAAGGATTTTAATATTGAGGAAAGTCCATTTATTACAGCTCTTCGTGACTATCATTTACCTTTTTTTGCAGACGTATTTAATGGCATATTAATTATTGCCGGTTTTTCAACAATGGTAGCCTCTTTATACGCGGTCGTAACGATTCTCATAACATTGGCAGAGGATCATGATGCCCCTGCTTCACTTGCTAAAAAAGGAAAAATGAAGGTTCCGTTTCCTGCTTTTCTCTTTTTGGCCAGTGGTTTAATCATTACAATTGTTATTGGTTTCCTCATGCCAGAAAGAATTTTTGAATATTTGATGACAGCTGCAGGCCTAATGCTAATTTATAACTGGCTCTTTATTTTAGTAACATATGCGAAGCTAATGGAGCTATCGAAGTGGGAGCATGTAAAAAATGGTTTTGGGATATTACTCATTGTGGTGACAGTGTCTGGAACGTTAGGGGAAAAAACAAGCAGACTCGGTTTTTTCGTGAGCCTGCTTTTTATCATCATCATAGGAATTGCAACTTGGATTGTAATGAAAAGGCAAAAACACGGTAAGCAAGTTTAA
- a CDS encoding Clp protease N-terminal domain-containing protein translates to MHSSTIKLTNRMLRIIKNAEKEATSSQHKVLLPIHFLLACLKEKEGVLGEIVLKCTIDEASLRNLVNESGLNSDKQLAICKTIIRFM, encoded by the coding sequence TTGCATTCATCTACTATAAAATTAACAAATCGCATGTTAAGGATCATAAAGAATGCGGAAAAAGAAGCTACCTCTTCACAACATAAAGTGTTACTACCAATTCATTTTCTACTTGCTTGTTTAAAAGAAAAAGAGGGGGTTCTTGGCGAAATAGTATTAAAGTGTACTATAGATGAAGCTTCTTTAAGAAACTTAGTTAATGAATCTGGTCTAAACTCAGACAAGCAACTAGCTATATGCAAAACTATAATCAGGTTTATGTAA